A genomic segment from Nonomuraea helvata encodes:
- a CDS encoding nucleoside deaminase, whose product MTRDEERLLRRAIELAAEARAGGNPPFGSLLATSDGTVLAEERNTSLTDRDITAHPELKLARWAARELDPAAAATTTMYTSCQPCGMCAGAIARSGLGRVVYALSGEQLDGLKPPGSAFVDPPAEGPALYEVARVPVEGYYG is encoded by the coding sequence GTGACCCGCGACGAAGAGAGACTCCTGCGCCGCGCCATCGAGCTGGCCGCGGAGGCCCGCGCGGGCGGCAACCCGCCGTTCGGCTCCCTGCTGGCGACCTCGGACGGCACCGTCCTGGCCGAGGAGCGCAACACCTCGCTCACCGACCGCGACATCACCGCCCACCCGGAGCTGAAGCTGGCCCGCTGGGCCGCCCGCGAGCTCGACCCGGCTGCGGCGGCCACGACCACGATGTACACGAGCTGCCAGCCGTGCGGCATGTGCGCGGGGGCGATCGCCCGCTCCGGCCTGGGGCGCGTCGTCTACGCGCTCTCCGGCGAACAGCTCGACGGCCTCAAGCCGCCGGGCAGCGCCTTCGTGGACCCGCCCGCCGAGGGCCCGGCCCTGTACGAGGTGGCCCGCGTGCCGGTGGAGGGCTACTACGGTTGA
- a CDS encoding ABC transporter ATP-binding protein: protein MTVIEIDGMTKSYRGDKVLDGVSLTVERGEIFGIAGPNGAGKTTTVECASGLRDRDGGVLRVLGLDPRTDRRQLLPRVGVQLQEAALPDAIKVGEALKLYASFYDKPADWRALMEEWGLADRRRSSFSSLSGGWKQRLFIALALVGDPEVVFLDELTTGLDPSARRTTWGLIRDIRDRGVTVVLVTHFMDEARTLCDRMAIIDQGRVITQGTPDELIAQGGTDSLEDAYFALTGGQAA, encoded by the coding sequence ATGACAGTCATCGAGATCGACGGCATGACCAAGAGCTACCGAGGCGACAAGGTCCTGGACGGCGTATCGCTCACGGTGGAGCGGGGCGAGATCTTCGGCATCGCCGGCCCCAACGGCGCCGGCAAGACCACCACCGTGGAGTGCGCGTCGGGCCTGCGGGACCGCGACGGCGGCGTCCTGCGGGTGCTGGGGCTGGACCCGCGGACCGACCGGCGCCAGCTGCTGCCGCGCGTCGGCGTCCAGCTGCAGGAGGCGGCCCTGCCGGACGCGATCAAGGTCGGCGAGGCGCTGAAGCTGTACGCCTCCTTCTACGACAAGCCCGCCGACTGGCGGGCGCTCATGGAGGAGTGGGGGCTGGCGGACCGGCGGCGCTCCAGCTTCTCGAGCCTGTCGGGCGGCTGGAAGCAGCGCCTGTTCATCGCGCTTGCCCTGGTCGGCGACCCCGAGGTCGTCTTCCTCGACGAGCTCACCACCGGCCTCGACCCCTCCGCCCGCCGCACCACGTGGGGCCTGATCCGCGACATCCGCGACCGCGGGGTGACCGTCGTGCTGGTCACCCACTTCATGGACGAGGCCCGGACGCTGTGCGATCGTATGGCGATCATCGATCAGGGCCGAGTCATCACCCAGGGCACCCCGGACGAGCTGATCGCCCAGGGTGGCACCGATTCGCTGGAGGACGCGTACTTCGCACTCACGGGAGGGCAGGCGGCATGA
- a CDS encoding ABC transporter permease yields the protein MRGITQVIGVELKLIMRDPMSAFFALAFPAIMLWVKLRGGKPLPGGLPAVDATVPMLSVFVIGLAALVVLPATLAQYRERRVLKRMRATPASPGMLFGAQWVAHMLLALLGTALLVVIGLVAYDLSAPANVGAVVLAWVLAALSLSGIGLLLGAVVPSGRTATVIGLSLFFPMVFISGAVIPRETMGGAMRAIGDLTPMAPAVQAIRDGWEGHPVSPVSLIIMIAICLVAGGGAVKAFRW from the coding sequence ATGAGAGGCATCACTCAGGTCATCGGGGTCGAGCTCAAGCTCATCATGCGGGATCCGATGTCGGCGTTCTTCGCGCTGGCCTTCCCGGCGATCATGCTCTGGGTCAAGTTGCGCGGCGGCAAGCCCCTGCCCGGCGGACTGCCGGCGGTGGACGCCACAGTGCCGATGCTGAGCGTCTTCGTCATCGGCTTGGCCGCGCTGGTCGTCCTGCCGGCCACGCTGGCGCAGTACCGCGAGCGCCGGGTGCTCAAGCGGATGCGCGCCACTCCCGCCTCGCCCGGGATGCTGTTCGGCGCCCAGTGGGTCGCTCACATGCTGCTGGCCCTGCTCGGCACGGCGCTGCTGGTGGTGATCGGCCTCGTGGCCTACGACCTGTCGGCTCCCGCGAACGTGGGCGCGGTGGTCCTGGCCTGGGTCCTGGCCGCGCTGAGCCTCAGCGGCATCGGCCTGCTGCTCGGGGCCGTCGTCCCCTCCGGCCGTACGGCGACCGTGATCGGGCTGAGCCTGTTCTTCCCGATGGTCTTCATCTCCGGCGCCGTGATCCCCCGCGAGACCATGGGCGGTGCGATGCGGGCCATCGGCGACCTGACCCCCATGGCCCCCGCTGTCCAGGCGATCCGCGACGGCTGGGAGGGCCACCCGGTCTCGCCCGTGTCGCTGATCATCATGATCGCGATCTGCCTCGTCGCCGGCGGCGGCGCCGTGAAGGCGTTCCGTTGGTGA
- a CDS encoding sensor histidine kinase has protein sequence MSSGPGPSRWDRVWPVLPYLFILLPAGASLLQHWRLDTLALTLFAVGWHGLMVTTGWVRRPAVAIVYFGVLLAAIGALVSIDSLFTVAGPAAFIQAFAVLPRWWAYAGVMATAGVLVSMRPDPGRSPGQLLYSFLVAALVASAIGFVVQTISDQNESRKVMIAQLQETSAKLAALAEENADLQAQLLTRAREAGVLDERQRMAREIHDTIAQGLTAIVTQIEAAEEELDDVAAARVRLDTVRTLARDNLKEARRSVRALRPAPLAGSQLPAAVQDVADTWTRAGGVPASLSVTGDARPLHPEVEATLLRVAQEALANVAKHASAGRVALTLSYMEDVVVLDVRDDGAGFTPSGEASGFGLISMRQRVTRLAGDFQIESAPGEGTGLSATIPAIPAE, from the coding sequence GTGAGCAGCGGACCCGGTCCCAGTCGCTGGGACCGGGTCTGGCCCGTGCTCCCGTACCTGTTCATCCTGCTCCCTGCCGGCGCCTCGCTGCTCCAGCACTGGCGGCTCGACACGCTCGCTCTGACCCTGTTCGCCGTGGGCTGGCACGGGCTCATGGTCACCACCGGGTGGGTCAGGAGGCCGGCGGTGGCGATCGTCTACTTCGGCGTCCTGCTCGCCGCGATCGGGGCGCTGGTCAGCATCGACTCGCTGTTCACGGTGGCCGGGCCGGCGGCGTTCATCCAGGCCTTCGCGGTCCTGCCCCGGTGGTGGGCCTACGCGGGGGTGATGGCGACCGCGGGCGTGCTGGTCTCCATGCGGCCCGATCCCGGGCGCTCTCCTGGCCAGCTGCTCTACTCGTTCCTGGTGGCCGCGCTGGTGGCCTCCGCGATCGGCTTCGTCGTACAGACCATCTCCGACCAGAACGAGAGCCGCAAAGTGATGATCGCGCAACTCCAGGAGACCAGCGCCAAGCTGGCCGCGCTCGCCGAGGAGAACGCGGACCTGCAGGCCCAGCTGCTGACCCGGGCCCGCGAGGCCGGGGTGCTGGACGAGCGGCAGCGCATGGCCCGGGAGATCCACGACACTATCGCGCAGGGGCTGACCGCCATCGTCACCCAGATCGAGGCCGCCGAAGAGGAGCTCGACGACGTGGCCGCCGCCCGGGTCCGCCTCGACACGGTACGCACCCTGGCCAGGGACAACCTGAAGGAGGCGCGTCGTTCGGTGCGGGCTCTGCGCCCGGCGCCGCTGGCCGGATCGCAGCTCCCCGCCGCCGTCCAGGACGTCGCCGACACATGGACGCGGGCCGGCGGCGTACCGGCCTCGCTGTCGGTCACCGGCGACGCCCGCCCGCTGCACCCGGAGGTGGAGGCCACTCTGCTGCGGGTGGCGCAGGAGGCGCTGGCCAACGTCGCCAAGCACGCCTCGGCCGGACGGGTTGCCCTCACCCTGTCGTACATGGAAGATGTCGTGGTGCTGGACGTACGTGACGACGGGGCCGGTTTCACCCCGTCCGGGGAGGCAAGCGGCTTCGGCCTCATCTCGATGCGCCAGCGCGTGACCAGGCTGGCCGGCGACTTCCAGATCGAGTCGGCACCCGGCGAGGGCACCGGTCTTTCCGCCACCATCCCCGCCATCCCGGCTGAGTGA
- a CDS encoding response regulator transcription factor, producing the protein MPIRLIIVDDHPVVRDGLRGIFTDDAFEVVGEAGDGLEALAVVGRTHPDVVLTDLRMPRMGGAELIRRLQEEAPGVRVLVLTTYDNDADVLPAIEEGATGYLLKDTPRAELRRAVQAAARGDTVLSPSVAGVLTQRIRAPQQQALSPRELEVLSLISRGATNREVARKLFITEATVKTHLLHIFGKLEVNDRAAAVAAAYETGLLRPGT; encoded by the coding sequence ATGCCGATTCGCCTGATCATCGTCGACGATCATCCGGTCGTACGCGACGGCCTGCGCGGGATCTTCACCGACGACGCGTTCGAGGTGGTCGGCGAGGCCGGCGACGGCCTCGAGGCGCTCGCCGTGGTCGGCCGCACCCACCCTGACGTCGTGCTCACCGACCTGCGCATGCCCAGGATGGGCGGCGCCGAGCTCATCCGCCGTCTCCAGGAGGAGGCCCCGGGCGTCCGCGTGCTCGTCCTGACCACGTACGACAACGACGCCGACGTGCTCCCCGCCATCGAGGAGGGCGCGACCGGCTACCTGCTCAAGGACACCCCACGCGCTGAGCTCCGCCGTGCCGTCCAGGCCGCGGCCCGCGGCGATACCGTGCTGTCCCCCTCCGTGGCGGGCGTGCTGACCCAGCGGATCCGCGCGCCGCAGCAGCAGGCCCTCAGCCCTCGCGAGCTCGAGGTCCTCTCGCTCATCTCGCGGGGCGCCACGAACCGCGAGGTCGCCAGGAAACTGTTCATCACGGAGGCCACCGTGAAGACGCACCTGCTGCACATCTTCGGCAAGCTCGAGGTCAACGACCGTGCCGCGGCCGTCGCCGCCGCGTATGAGACCGGCCTGCTGCGGCCGGGAACCTGA
- a CDS encoding Fic family protein: protein MLYATPSLSAQDSRVLEEIEAARRALRHQVRATPAKWTAGLRKFLTADAVAASNSIEGFKVSTIDVEDLMEGERDVDVSEENREETLAYQLMMTYIQTLHDVEDFHYSTGFLNALHWMLQGHRHTVRKPAGQWRKGPVYVTDARDPSIAAYTAPEAPAVPDLMREFCDWLNTDGGENPLIRAAMAHLHLVSIHPWADGNGRMSRSLQTLVIARDGVLAPEFSSIEAWLGRPGNTWEYYAVLGRRGATYRPDQDVSEWIRFNLTAYHQQGQTVKARLERSNQVWVQLEEFARQRRLDERVVTALHDAAMSGRVRRSRYETAEGLSVQQAQRDLRDLVTAQLLTPVGKTRARFYTAGPDFPEAVLEIARTPSALVDPYGP, encoded by the coding sequence ATGTTGTATGCTACGCCGTCCCTCTCGGCGCAGGACAGCCGGGTTCTCGAAGAGATCGAGGCAGCCCGGCGCGCGTTGCGTCATCAGGTTCGCGCCACACCCGCGAAGTGGACTGCAGGGCTTCGAAAGTTTCTGACCGCCGACGCGGTCGCCGCCTCCAACTCCATCGAAGGCTTCAAGGTCTCCACCATCGACGTCGAAGACCTGATGGAGGGCGAGCGAGACGTGGATGTCTCAGAAGAGAACCGCGAGGAGACCCTCGCCTACCAGCTGATGATGACCTACATCCAGACTCTCCACGACGTCGAGGACTTCCACTACAGCACCGGTTTCCTCAACGCGCTTCACTGGATGCTGCAGGGCCACCGCCACACCGTGCGCAAGCCGGCCGGGCAATGGCGCAAGGGCCCCGTCTACGTCACCGACGCCCGTGATCCGAGCATCGCCGCCTACACCGCGCCCGAGGCGCCGGCCGTACCTGACCTGATGCGCGAGTTCTGCGACTGGCTCAACACCGACGGCGGCGAGAACCCGCTCATCAGAGCAGCCATGGCCCACCTGCACCTGGTCTCGATCCACCCCTGGGCCGACGGCAACGGACGGATGTCGCGCTCGCTTCAGACCCTGGTCATCGCCAGGGACGGGGTGCTCGCGCCGGAGTTCTCCTCCATCGAGGCATGGCTGGGCAGGCCGGGCAACACTTGGGAGTACTACGCCGTGCTCGGCCGACGCGGCGCAACTTATCGCCCTGATCAGGATGTCTCGGAGTGGATCCGGTTCAACCTCACCGCCTACCATCAGCAGGGTCAAACGGTAAAGGCCCGCCTTGAACGCTCGAACCAGGTATGGGTGCAGCTGGAGGAGTTCGCCCGGCAACGGCGGCTGGACGAGCGCGTGGTGACCGCGCTGCACGATGCGGCCATGTCCGGACGCGTCCGCCGCAGCCGATACGAGACCGCCGAGGGTCTCAGCGTTCAACAGGCTCAACGAGACCTGCGCGACCTGGTCACCGCCCAACTGCTCACCCCGGTCGGCAAGACCCGTGCCCGCTTCTACACCGCCGGGCCGGACTTCCCGGAGGCGGTGCTGGAGATCGCCCGGACCCCGTCGGCCCTGGTGGACCCGTACGGCCCCTGA
- a CDS encoding helix-turn-helix transcriptional regulator — protein sequence MSPVGTNILIMDQGGIGPRIAEARKLAGLTQDGLAMIVPCSKSLVSQVERGSKPATPWFIAAVARALHVDVTELTGQPYRGSTGRADRVHASIAAIRVALNYWDVPPEPEAEPRGLGALRQDVRTVAALLDRIDYVELGKRLPGLIEELAFVLHGSEGAERRTVAEMLLHAFVAAKSVAYRLGYVDLTSVAVDRATQAARETDDPQLLAYAAEERAQVFFASAAYRAGLTFLDRAHRAFDTLISDGEPGLAIAGSMHLRSAILAARMYPRRADAWEHLALAQEYASRIGRDTNHYGLSFGPSNVRIHEIAAAIELEDPDEALRRNEGFAPPSTLSPERSSHHYIDLARVQLMAGKPDRALDSLRRADRLSPQHTAYHPMARETVTGLMRAHTRIPEPLRSLARRIQTTT from the coding sequence ATGAGCCCCGTCGGCACAAACATCTTGATCATGGATCAAGGGGGCATAGGCCCTCGCATCGCCGAAGCCCGAAAGCTCGCCGGATTGACACAGGACGGGCTGGCCATGATCGTTCCCTGCTCCAAGAGTCTGGTGTCGCAAGTCGAGCGGGGCAGCAAGCCCGCGACGCCCTGGTTCATCGCGGCCGTGGCCAGGGCGTTGCACGTTGACGTCACCGAACTGACCGGGCAGCCCTACCGGGGGTCCACCGGTCGGGCCGACCGCGTGCACGCCAGCATTGCGGCCATTCGCGTCGCCCTCAACTACTGGGACGTACCGCCTGAACCGGAGGCTGAGCCGAGAGGCTTGGGCGCGCTACGACAAGACGTGCGCACGGTCGCCGCCCTCCTCGACAGGATCGACTACGTGGAACTCGGTAAGCGACTGCCGGGGCTGATCGAAGAACTGGCCTTCGTCCTGCACGGCAGTGAGGGCGCGGAACGCCGGACCGTAGCCGAGATGCTGTTGCACGCCTTCGTGGCGGCCAAGTCCGTCGCCTATCGGCTGGGCTACGTCGATCTGACGTCGGTTGCCGTGGACCGGGCGACACAGGCGGCACGCGAGACCGACGATCCGCAACTGCTCGCCTACGCCGCCGAAGAACGTGCTCAGGTGTTCTTCGCCTCGGCGGCCTACCGTGCCGGTCTCACCTTCCTCGATCGCGCTCATCGGGCATTCGACACGTTGATCTCAGACGGCGAACCGGGACTGGCCATAGCGGGCTCTATGCATCTGCGGTCCGCCATCCTGGCCGCCCGCATGTATCCACGCAGAGCGGATGCCTGGGAACACCTGGCCCTGGCCCAGGAATACGCCTCACGCATTGGACGTGACACCAACCACTACGGCCTTTCCTTCGGTCCGAGCAACGTGCGCATTCACGAGATAGCGGCCGCCATCGAACTGGAAGATCCCGATGAGGCGTTGCGGCGTAACGAAGGATTCGCGCCGCCTTCCACTCTTTCTCCAGAGCGTTCCTCTCACCACTACATCGATCTGGCTCGCGTGCAGCTCATGGCGGGAAAGCCGGACCGTGCCCTAGATTCTCTGAGGCGCGCCGACCGGCTTTCACCGCAACACACGGCATATCACCCGATGGCTCGCGAAACGGTTACCGGACTTATGCGGGCGCACACACGCATTCCAGAGCCATTGCGATCGCTGGCGCGGCGTATCCAAACGACGACGTAG
- a CDS encoding AAA family ATPase, protein MRFYDFATELLRGIDDDTERHSVLGPSGEHLGHVLGALAEDAPQVKEDFDAYIRATIPQCLGIDERREGEFSAVQGRFWSGDPVLGFWQAAGTPAGAEGEPQVNVFRRQELSDGALRAAGVLAALFQPGTLDGSITLVSIENPEIAIHPAHVNALLGAMHAASGNTQVIATTQSSDLLDSEDVRTEHLRIVEMRQGASVIGELEEHTKKYVTSQKAPGPLPELHRQGQLRPADATQERSRLRLTDSRPYHLL, encoded by the coding sequence ATGCGCTTCTACGATTTCGCGACGGAATTGCTTCGCGGCATCGACGACGACACCGAGCGCCACTCGGTGCTTGGGCCGAGTGGGGAGCATCTAGGGCATGTCCTTGGGGCGCTGGCGGAGGATGCTCCTCAGGTGAAGGAGGATTTCGACGCCTACATACGCGCCACCATCCCCCAATGCCTTGGGATCGATGAGCGGAGGGAGGGCGAGTTCTCCGCGGTTCAGGGACGATTCTGGAGTGGAGATCCCGTTCTAGGCTTCTGGCAGGCGGCAGGTACGCCCGCTGGTGCGGAGGGCGAACCGCAGGTGAATGTGTTCCGCCGCCAGGAACTTTCCGACGGCGCGCTGCGGGCGGCTGGAGTGCTGGCTGCGCTGTTCCAGCCGGGCACCCTTGATGGCAGCATCACTCTGGTCTCCATCGAGAATCCCGAGATCGCGATCCATCCTGCGCATGTGAATGCGCTGTTGGGCGCCATGCACGCAGCCTCTGGCAACACGCAGGTCATCGCCACGACGCAGAGTTCGGATCTGCTGGATAGTGAGGACGTCAGGACCGAACATCTGCGGATCGTCGAGATGCGCCAAGGTGCAAGTGTGATCGGCGAACTGGAGGAGCACACCAAGAAGTACGTGACCTCCCAGAAGGCTCCCGGACCTCTGCCGGAGCTCCATCGGCAGGGGCAGCTTCGCCCGGCGGACGCCACTCAGGAGCGATCGCGCCTTCGCCTCACTGACTCCCGGCCGTACCACCTACTCTGA
- a CDS encoding type II toxin-antitoxin system VapC family toxin, with translation MIVIDSSALVEALAGDAPADDLLARIAENRLHIPYLLDYEFRNAIRGLLLGGKLSEARAEGARIVKEGLPFIRHADDVTADRAWDLRANFNGYDATYVALAEALDCTLVTTDEKIYKVARKYINVDLC, from the coding sequence GTGATCGTCATCGACAGCTCGGCGCTCGTCGAGGCCCTGGCCGGCGACGCTCCCGCGGACGATCTGCTCGCACGCATCGCCGAGAACCGGCTCCACATCCCTTACCTGCTCGACTACGAGTTCCGCAACGCCATCCGCGGGCTGCTTCTTGGCGGGAAGCTCAGCGAGGCCCGCGCCGAGGGAGCCCGGATTGTCAAGGAGGGCCTACCCTTCATCCGTCACGCCGACGACGTGACCGCCGATCGTGCCTGGGACCTGCGAGCCAACTTCAACGGGTACGACGCCACCTACGTCGCTCTGGCAGAAGCGCTGGACTGCACTCTGGTTACCACGGACGAGAAGATCTACAAGGTGGCCCGCAAGTACATCAACGTCGACCTCTGCTGA
- a CDS encoding FitA-like ribbon-helix-helix domain-containing protein, translating into MDATLQVRGLDPEVVAELKARAARKRMSLSAYVADILTEVAAAPAPDTIRERLEALRSLGGGASHDDVVTEIRKIRES; encoded by the coding sequence ATGGATGCCACCTTGCAGGTCAGAGGGCTGGACCCGGAAGTGGTCGCCGAGCTGAAAGCGCGGGCCGCGCGTAAGCGCATGTCGCTGTCCGCGTATGTGGCCGACATTCTTACCGAGGTCGCCGCCGCCCCTGCCCCGGACACGATCAGAGAGCGGCTGGAGGCTCTCCGGTCGCTCGGCGGCGGGGCGAGCCACGACGACGTCGTAACCGAAATACGGAAGATCCGCGAGTCGTGA
- a CDS encoding NUDIX hydrolase, producing the protein MPEPIMRPTARILLVDSDDRILLFQGQGPTKNPDVAWFAPGGGVHAGESVVVAAARELWEETGLQVGPEALEPVVAVSEGYWIHSDDTLYYTTDHYFLLRTQTVTVDLSAMEGPERSRLAAYRWWTLDELRATTDTMIPRNLPELLEPLLKGVLPAQPYVIPWHHPAPVAFTAARVIVVDDENRVLLYRAPRLANDHLAWFTPGGRLEPGETPETAAARELREEIGHHLEPGDLGPVVALNAGVWVRNDGLLMRSEHHFFFHRVPTLKVDISGMEEFERSRLDCFHWWTLDELRSATEPVLPVDLPRLLERLVAGDVPKDPVLLAWDR; encoded by the coding sequence GTGCCCGAGCCGATCATGCGCCCCACCGCCCGCATCCTCCTCGTCGACAGCGATGACCGGATCCTGCTCTTCCAAGGCCAGGGGCCGACCAAGAACCCTGATGTGGCCTGGTTCGCCCCAGGCGGCGGAGTCCACGCGGGCGAGAGCGTGGTCGTCGCCGCCGCTCGAGAACTATGGGAGGAGACCGGCCTGCAGGTCGGACCGGAGGCGTTGGAGCCTGTCGTCGCCGTCAGCGAGGGCTACTGGATCCACTCCGACGACACCCTCTACTACACGACCGACCACTACTTCCTGCTCCGCACCCAGACCGTGACCGTGGACCTGTCGGCGATGGAGGGACCCGAACGCTCCCGGCTGGCCGCCTACCGGTGGTGGACCCTTGACGAACTGCGCGCCACGACCGACACGATGATCCCGCGCAACCTGCCCGAGCTGCTGGAGCCGCTGCTCAAGGGCGTCCTTCCCGCGCAGCCGTACGTCATCCCCTGGCATCATCCCGCCCCGGTGGCCTTCACCGCCGCGCGCGTGATTGTCGTGGACGACGAGAATCGGGTGCTGCTCTACCGGGCGCCGCGACTGGCGAACGACCACCTGGCCTGGTTCACGCCCGGTGGTCGGCTGGAGCCGGGCGAGACACCGGAGACCGCCGCGGCCAGGGAACTGCGGGAAGAGATCGGTCATCACCTCGAGCCCGGCGATCTCGGCCCGGTGGTCGCGCTCAACGCCGGGGTCTGGGTCCGTAACGACGGACTCCTGATGAGATCGGAGCACCACTTCTTCTTCCACCGCGTGCCCACGTTGAAGGTCGACATCTCGGGCATGGAGGAGTTCGAACGGTCCCGGCTCGACTGCTTCCACTGGTGGACCCTGGACGAGCTGCGCTCCGCCACTGAACCGGTCCTCCCTGTCGATCTCCCACGCCTGCTGGAACGCCTGGTTGCCGGCGACGTTCCGAAGGATCCGGTCTTGCTGGCCTGGGACCGCTGA
- a CDS encoding nucleoside hydrolase encodes MKKVLIDCDPGIDDALALALAAGSPSLDVVGITTVGGNVDLPLTTANALALREFLELGNVPVTPGSAGALLRETVRASRVHGTTGLGDVVLPAPALGPADGHAVDFIVDTLKAAPGEITLVAVGPLTNVALAVRREPRVVEWARDLVIMGGSFTRGNHNPAAEFNILADPEAAAIVFGAGWTVKMLGLDVTLTAVVTSDVLDRMRSLGRLGELLLAPAAQFYGVVTADGGPAIHDACAVAYVLDPSLFTCVPAVVNVETAGLYTRGMTVTDFKVTAQDANALVATSMDVKGFWDLVLGAYEGLAGRLG; translated from the coding sequence GTGAAGAAGGTTCTCATTGACTGCGACCCCGGTATCGACGACGCGCTCGCCCTGGCCCTTGCGGCCGGCTCCCCTTCCCTCGACGTGGTGGGCATCACCACCGTGGGCGGCAACGTCGATCTCCCCCTGACCACGGCCAACGCGCTGGCCCTGAGAGAGTTCCTGGAGCTGGGGAACGTCCCGGTGACGCCGGGCAGCGCCGGCGCCCTGCTGCGCGAGACGGTGCGCGCCTCCCGCGTGCACGGGACCACGGGCCTGGGTGACGTCGTGCTGCCCGCGCCGGCTCTGGGCCCGGCGGACGGGCACGCGGTCGACTTCATCGTGGACACCCTGAAGGCCGCCCCTGGCGAGATCACGCTGGTGGCCGTGGGACCGCTGACGAACGTCGCCCTCGCCGTACGCCGCGAGCCCCGCGTCGTGGAGTGGGCCCGCGACCTGGTCATCATGGGCGGCTCGTTCACGCGCGGCAACCACAACCCGGCCGCCGAGTTCAACATCCTGGCCGACCCCGAGGCGGCCGCGATCGTCTTCGGCGCCGGGTGGACGGTGAAGATGCTGGGCCTGGACGTGACGCTGACCGCCGTGGTGACCTCGGACGTGCTCGACCGGATGCGTTCGCTGGGCAGGCTGGGCGAACTGCTGCTGGCGCCCGCCGCGCAGTTCTACGGGGTGGTGACGGCCGACGGCGGTCCGGCCATCCACGACGCGTGCGCGGTGGCGTACGTGCTCGACCCCTCCCTGTTCACCTGCGTGCCGGCCGTGGTGAACGTGGAGACCGCCGGGCTCTACACGCGGGGGATGACCGTGACGGACTTCAAGGTGACCGCGCAGGACGCGAACGCGCTGGTGGCGACCTCGATGGACGTGAAGGGGTTCTGGGACCTGGTTCTGGGGGCGTACGAGGGACTGGCGGGGCGGCTCGGATGA
- a CDS encoding OsmC family protein produces the protein MANVRVERTEDGGFRATNARGAEVRMGGGDEDGVFTPVELLLAAVGGCNIVTVEPLTAKRGHRLVRLAMTVQAEKVEPSKLGPVTVTYEVELPSEEAGEVFRAVAERVHEKYCTVSRSLQEGTEVRLEVP, from the coding sequence ATGGCTAACGTGCGTGTCGAACGAACAGAGGACGGCGGATTCCGGGCCACGAACGCCCGCGGCGCCGAGGTGCGGATGGGCGGCGGTGACGAGGACGGGGTCTTCACCCCGGTGGAGTTGCTGCTGGCGGCGGTCGGCGGGTGCAACATCGTGACCGTCGAGCCGCTCACCGCCAAGCGCGGCCACCGCCTGGTGCGGCTGGCGATGACCGTGCAGGCGGAGAAGGTCGAGCCGAGCAAGCTCGGCCCCGTCACCGTCACGTACGAGGTGGAGCTGCCCTCGGAGGAGGCCGGCGAGGTCTTCAGGGCGGTCGCGGAGCGGGTGCACGAGAAGTACTGCACGGTGAGCAGATCGTTGCAGGAGGGCACAGAGGTCCGGCTGGAGGTTCCCTAG